From Ipomoea triloba cultivar NCNSP0323 chromosome 5, ASM357664v1, the proteins below share one genomic window:
- the LOC116019686 gene encoding replication factor A protein 1-like, which translates to MPPMYVLATDISPMRTTCALKVRCIRTYEVKERRSTEVVKCRECVFHDSEGNVLHAHIPREHVVKFQNQFVEDVIGRIVEIYSPIEKIVGGRPSRLIDFLIEDESGDEMKCTVWDDHVDKVDSWVKSGYNAGETKLSSSYDATQLFINEPIPEIIEFRDRICGEKTPMRSICSISSMSAANTFDTFNTGSMIMTTISEVYEKKQYSDYWVVAKIVGIEGALDWCYNSCKTQGCSKKLTLNTKGLYDCYKCNKTWAEGILRYRIKVRVVDRNGNAPFLLWDRECKELIGMSAVELRDKYPQDNQLLPNEILSLCSMALIWKIAVINDPKLVDSYCPELLESFDNDPTSKLQSNDCFESDEEFLFEGEAESPLAITGNAKDLEVLDSGAVKRCLLDQFSSTKTSSKKLLLEVKLEKTTDDAA; encoded by the exons ATGCCGCCGATGTACGTCTTGGCCACTGATATATCACCAATGAGAACAACCTGTGCATTGAAGGTAAGATGCATTCGAACGTATGAAGTGAAGGAACGTAGGTCCACTGAAGTTGTGAAATGTCGAGAATGTGTCTTCCATGATAGCGAG GGTAATGTTTTACATGCTCACATCCCACGCGAGCATGTTGTTAAATTTCAAAACCAGTTTGTTGAAG atgTGATTGGAAGGATCGTTGAGATTTATTCTCCTATAGAAAAGATTGTAGGTGGAAGGCCTTCTCGGTTAATTGACTTCCTCATAGAGGATGAAAG TGGTGATGAAATGAAATGCACAGTATGGGACGATCATGTCGATAAGGTCGACTCTTG GGTCAAAAGTGGTTACAATG CTGGGGAAACTAAGCTTTCAAGCTCCTATGATGCCACCCAGTTATTTATCAATGAACCCATTCCTGAAATTATCGAGTTTAGGGATAG AATATGTGGTGAGAAGACTCCTATGCGTAGTATTTGTTCTATCTCAAGTATGTCTGCTGCAAATACTTTTGACACATTCAACACTGGTTCTATGATTATGACTACCATTAGTGAGGTGTATGAGAAGAAACAA TACAGCGATTATTGGGTGGTGGCTAAGATCGTTGGTATAGAAGGTGCTTTGGACTGGTGTTATAACTCATGTAAAACACAAGGTTGTAGCAAAAAACTAACCCTAAATACCAAGGGCCTCTATGACTGTTACAAGTGTAATAAGACATGGGCAGAAGGAATTTTGAGATATAGGATTAAGGTGAGAGTTGTTGATAGGAATGGTAATGCACCATTCCTTTTATGGGACCGGGAATGCAAAGAGTTGATTGGCATGTCTGCTGTGGAACTGAGAGACAAATATCCACAG GATAACCAACTTCTACCCAATGAGATTTTATCCTTGTGTTCTATGGCACTAATATGGAAGATTGCT GTTATTAACGATCCTAAATTGGTTGATTCCTACTGTCCTGAATTATTGGAAAGCTTTGATAATGATCCTACTTCTAAGCTTCAGTCCAATGACTGTTTTGAATCAGATgag GAGTTTCTTTTTGAAGGTGAGGCTGAAAGTCCTCTAGCCATAACTGGAAATGCAAAGGATCTAGAGGTTTTAGACTCCGGTGCTGTTAAGCGATGTCTTCTGGATCAGTTTTCCTCAACAAAGACCTCTTCAAAGAAACTTCTCTTGGAAGTCAAGTTGGAGAAGACAACTGATGATGCAGCTTAA
- the LOC116019689 gene encoding uncharacterized protein LOC116019689 yields MKTFMTMIMNQMSKLQTKVESIWTQQQSGGVQGSNQASSSSGKLPANTENPRNHVNAITTRSGKALKDPPYPTNDKELEKENEKNESEQEKEEVEIQDILESDNEEEPLIQRDKAKGKAPMQVESNENKKGAPKGKQTHDSVIPCNLLPFPQRLRKSKDTERVNKFKMMLDKLEISMPFVDAVTQIPSYKKFLKDILSNKKKLEKSAVVDMSEGALICAVLQKHLPPKLKDPGSFTIPCIVGEFVVGRALCDLGASVSILPYSLCKRFNLGEPKPTTMTLQMADCSIKRPIGVLEDIPVMIDQYFIPGDFVILDIEEDTKVPIILCRPFLATAGAIIDVKRGKLVMEVAEHKIEFDIFKMTKHQPSYVDECNVVEMIERCVDEARMAQWEEMGELYIEEEEIEEPCTLEDEVEELYATCDPIGEEPPPKVELKPLPPNLRYEFLDSNFSFPVIVNASLKNDEIKKLLDVLKRHRRVIGYEIGDLIGIDQKYCLHRIYLKDDAKPTVEPLRRLNPNLKDVVKKEIMKLLEADVIYPISDSKWVSPIHVVSKKGGMTVIENENNELIPTRLVTGHRMCIDYRKLNKSTRKDHYPLSFIDQLLERMSCNKYFCFLDGFSGYF; encoded by the coding sequence ATGAAGACTTTCATGACTATGATAATGAATCAAATGAGCAAGTTGCAAACCAAAGTGGAAAGTATTTGGACTCAACAACAAAGTGGAGGAGTCCAAGGTTCAAACCAAGCCTCCTCTTCTAGTGGTAAGCTACCAGCTAACACCGAAAATCCAAGAAATCATGTGAATGCTATCACCACTAGGAGTGGGAAGGCTTTGAAGGATCCACCATACCCAACCAATGACAAAGAGCTTGAGAAAGagaatgagaaaaatgagagtgaacaagagaaagaagaagtggAAATACAAGACATTCTTGAAAGTGACAATGAGGAGGAGCCTCTCATTCAAAGAGACAAAGCAAAAGGGAAGGCTCCTATGCAAGTTGAAAGCAATGAGAACAAGAAGGGTGCACCAAAGGGCAAGCAAACACATGATTCGGTTATACCATGTAACCTCCTACCATTTCCACAAAGGTTGCGGAAGTCAAAAGATACCGAGAGAGTGAAcaaattcaagatgatgttggACAAGCTTGAGATATCTATGCCCTTTGTTGATGCAGTTACTCAAATTCCTTCTTACAAAAAATTCTTGAAGGACATTTTGAGTAACAAGAAGAAGTTGGAAAAGAGTGCGGTGGTTGATATGAGTGAAGGAGCTTTGATATGTGCTGTTCTCCAAAAACATTTGCCACCGAAGTTAAAAGATCCCGGGAGCTTTACTATTCCATGCATTGTGGGAGAATTTGTGGTAGGCCGTGCCTTATGTGATCTTGGAGCTAGTGTGAGCATCCTGCCGTATTCCCTTTGCAAGAGGTTCAACCTCGGTGAACCTAAGCCTACTACAATGACTCTCCAAATGGCGGACTGTTCAATCAAGCGCCCGATTGGAGTGCTAGAGGATATCCCGGTCATGATTGACCAATATTTCATTCCGGGAGACTTCGTGATTCTAGACATTGAGGAGGATACCAAGGTCCCCATTATCCTTTGTAGGCCTTTCTTAGCCACCGCCGGAGCCATCATAGATGTGAAGAGAGGCAAGCTCGTGATGGAAGTGGCCGAGCATAAAATTGAGTTCGATATATTCAAAATGACCAAACACCAACCTTCCTACGTGGATGAATGCAATGTGGTGGAAATGATAGAAAGGTGCGTTGATGAAGCAAGGATGGCCCAATGGGAGGAAATGGGAGAGCTATACATTGAGGAGGAGGAAATTGAAGAACCATGCACCTTGGAGGATGAAGTGGAGGAGCTATATGCCACATGTGATCCAATTGGGGAGGAGCCACCCCCCAAGGTAGAACTAAAGCCCTTGCCTCCAAACCTTCGATATGAATTTCTTGACTCTAACTTTTCATTTCCCGTGATAGTTAATGCTTCtttgaaaaatgatgaaataaagaAATTGCTTGATGTGCTAAAAAGACATAGGAGGGTGATTGGGTATGAGATTGGGGATCTAATTGGCATTGACCAGAAGTATTGTTTGCATAGAATTTACCTTAAGGACGATGCCAAGCCCACCGTGGAGCCTCTTAGGAGGTTGAACCCCAATCTCAAAGATGTGGTCAAAAAGGAAATAATGAAATTGCTTGAAGCCGACGTcatctaccctatttcggataGCAAATGGGTTAGTCCCATCCATGTTGTATCGAAAAAGGGCGGAATGACGgtcattgaaaatgaaaataatgaatTGATCCCTACTAGACTTGTTACCGGGCACCGGATGTGCATTGATTATAGAAAGCTTAACAAGTCTACTAGGAAGGACCACTACCCTCTCTCCTTCATTGACCAATTGCTTGAAAGAATGTCTTGCAACAAATATTTTTGCTTCCTAGATGGTTTTTCAGGGTATTTCTAG